The Pseudomonadota bacterium genome contains the following window.
CATTATCCCGAAACCTATGGTGGAGCTGGCAAAGCGATGCAAAAGAGCTTTATAAAAGAATTGATCCAAAGCTCTGGGAAAAATCAGAACATAATCCAATTGTCTTTTTAACCAATACACCTAAAGAACGGCTTGAAGAACTTGCCGAAGATGGGAGTTTTCTCGTTCATCAAAAACGAATCGAAGAAAATTTCAAAAACTCTGTTCTTTCAAAACCGAATATGGCAGATTCTTCCTTTGAGCCCAACGATAATATTGCATATTTTTCAATGGAATTTGGCATTCATGAGTGTATTCCTCTTTTTGCAGGCGGTCTCGGAGTTCTAGCCGGAGACCACCTGAAGGCTGCTTCTGATCTTAAGCTTCCTATGACCGGGGTCGGACTTTTATACAAACACGGATACTTCCGTCAATTCTTAAGCCAGGACGGAATGCAACAGGAGGAGTATCCTGAAACTGACCTGTATAAAATTCCGGTTGAAAAAGCACTTGATCTATCAGGAAAGGAATTATACATAACGATAGACAGGCCAAACGGCAATATTCGTGCACGTGTCTGGAAGTTAAATATCGGACGTATTGCGCTTTATTTACTTGATACCAATCTGTCTGATAACCCTCCTGAAGTAAGGGACATCACAGCTAATTTATACCCGGCCAACCAGAATAAACGCTTAGCCCAGGAAGTGCTTTTGGGAATAGGCGGCATGCGCGCTTTAGCGGCTATGGGAATATTTCCCAATGTAGTTCATCTGAATGAAGGCCATTGTACTTTTGCAAGCATTGAACGTATTTCTCAGATTATTTCAAAACACAATATTGATTTAAAAACAGCGCTTGAAATAGTGCCCCGTTCTACAGTATTTACAACTCATACTCCTGTTATTGCAGGCCATGATGTATTTCCTGTAGACATTGTAAAACCATACATCGAAACTTATAAAGAAAAACTGGGAGCAACTGAAAAGGAAATTTTATCTTGGGCCAAACCTGAATGGAAAGATGGTGAAGGCCAGTTTTCCATGTTTATACTTGGCCTTAAAATGGCTCAATATTGTAATGGCGTCAGCAAACTTCACGGCTCTGTTGCCCGTAAAATGTGGGCGCATGCCTGGCCGGGCAGGCCGGTTGATGAAATACCAATAACACATATCACTAATGGTGTTCATGTGCCCTCATGGATATCATATGAAATAGCCCTCCTCTTAGACAGGTACCTTGGTCACGGATGGAATAAACACCCGTGGGATCCTGTAATTATGAACCGCATTGATGGAATTTATGATGAAGAACTCTGGCATATTCATGAAATGAACCGTACCAGACTTATTCGTAAATGCCGGGAACTTATGGTAAAACAGTACGGGAAACGCAATACTCCCAAAGCTATTATGAGCGATGTGGAATCGGTACTTGATCAAGATGCTTTAACAATTGTATTTGCCCGCAGGTTTGCAACATATAAAAGATCTCATCTTTTATTTATGGACCCTGATCGGCTTGGATCGATTCTGACTTCCAAAACACATCCTGTGCAAATCATTTTTGCAGGAAAAGCCCACCCAAAAGACCAGGAAGGAAAAGATCTTATAAAATATGTAGTACACTTTGCGCAAAAGCATGAGTTGAGGCATCGCCTGATTTTTCTGGAAGATTATGATATCAGTATTGCCAAAATATTGGTGCAGGGAGCTGATGTCTGGCTGAATACTCCCAGGCGTCCTTTTGAAGCATGCGGCACTTCCGGAATGAAATCTGCTATAAACGGAGGGCTTAATGTCGGTATCCTTGACGGATGGTGGTGCGAAGGATACTCTGAAGAAAGAGGTTGGCGAATCGGAAACGGGGAAGAATATTTTGACTCGGAATATCAGGATAATGTTGAGAGTCAGGCATTATATAATCTTTTAACAGATGAAGTTATTCCTTGTTATTATGACAGAAAAAACAACACTTATTCGCAGGTTTGGGTGAGTAAAATGAAAGAATCCATGAAAATGGCCATGCAATATTTTTGCAGCCATGTCATGGTCTCAAATTACACAAAGAAATTTTATGTTTCGTCTGCAAAAAACAACAGGAGTCTTTTATCAGACAACAGCGCAGAAGCAAGAGCGCTTTCTTTGCAACGGGAACGCCTTAGTTCGCTATGGAAACTTATTACGATAGAACCGCCCAAAAGGCAAAATCAAGGCCCCTTTCGTGTTGGCGATACCGTTAATGTCTCAACAGAAGTCTTTCTTGGTGAAATTCTTCCCAAAGAAGTAGATGTTCAGATATACTACGGTAAGATACAATCCGTTGATTCAGTTACTGGAGGTAAAGCAGAAACAATGACTGTTGAAGAAAATCTCGGAAATGGCCGCTATCTTTATAGTTGTGCAGTAACCTGTAGTGATACCGGCAGATTCGGATTGACAGCCAGAATAATACCAAAAGGTGACGACTGGATAAAAAGCACCCAGGAATTTTTAACCTGGTCATGATATAGTAAAATAAAAGGATCGCATAATGTCTGCCGCTTCGGTAAAAAATCCACGCATACTTATTGTAACACCTGAAGTAACTCATCTCCCTGAAGGGATGGGAAATATCAGTAATTATTTTACTGCAAAAGCCGGGGGTCTTGCCGATGTTTCAGCTGCACTAATAAGCGCCTTATTTGAACATGGAGCAGATGTGCATGTCGCTTTGCCTGATTACAGAGAAATTTTCAACTCCCAACTTGCCCGTATTTTCGGTAAAGAATTGGATTTAATTCGCAAAAAAATGCCTGAAGAAAGAATTCATCTTGCAGAAGACAAGGTGTTTTACTACTTAAATCATGTTTATTCCAGTTACGGTTGGGAAAACCTGAAAATTGCCTTATCCTTCCAGCGTGAAGTAATTAATCATATTGTTCCAAATGTCAGACCGGACCTGATTCATTGCAATGACTGGATGACCGGCCTTATACCGGCTATGGCAAGAAAGATGGGGATACCCTGCCTGTTTACCGTACACAATATTCACACAACTAAAACTTTTCTTTCGAATATCGAAGATGCGGGTATTGACGCAGCTTCCTTCTGGCAAAATCTTTATTATGAGCAAATGGCATATGATTACTGGGGAACACGCGAATCAAATCCTGTTGATCTGCTTACAAGCGGAGTTTTTGCCGCCCATTATGTAAACACTGTAAGCCCTACTTTTTTAAACGAAGTAATTGAGGGAAGCCATCCTTTTGTTGAGCCTTATCTCAAGCAGCAATTATCAAATAAATGGCAATCAGAATGCGCAACCGGAATTCTTAATGCTCCTGATCCAACTTTCAATCCGGCCAAAGATAGTGAAATTTTTTTCAAATATGACACTGATAATTTTAAAAGCGGAAAATTAAAAAACAAACAAGCATTCCAAAAAATGCTGGGACTGATAAAAGATGATAAGGCCCCTTTACTTTTCTGGCCTTCCAGGCTGGATTCAATTCAGAAAGGGTCCGAACTTCTTGCAGATATTTTGTATAATGTAATATCTTCATACTGGGATTTAAATCTTCAAATCGTTTTTGTGGCAAATGGAGAATATCAGCAGCACTTTAAAAACATTGTTGATTTTCACCGTTTCAATAACAGGGTTGCTGTGTGCAATTTCGATGAAAGACTTGAGCGCATGGCATATGCCGCCTCGGATTTTGTACTTATGCCATCTCGTTTTGAACCTTGCGGATTGCCGCAGATGATAGGAGCAATATACGGTTCTTTACCGATTGCCCATAACACGGGCGGATTGCACGACACAGTAACAGACCTTGATGTAACAAAAGAAACAGGAAATGGATTTTTATTCGATCATTACGGTACACAGGGGCTGTTTTGGGCTATCAGCCAGGCAGTAAATTTTTACAAATTACCCTCAAATGTAAAACAAAAACAAATAAAAAGAGTCATGCAACAAAGCATTGGCAGTTTCAATCATTCCGTTACGGCAAAACACTATATAAACCTTTATGAGAAAATGTTACAACGCCCACTTATAACTACTTCTTGATAAATACTCCGATTGGAAGTAACGATGACTAATAAAGAAAGATTTTATATAAATGACCCTTTCCTGAAACTTTACAAGGATGCTATTGAAACCCGGATAGCAAATATAATTAAAAAAGAAACTCTTCTTGCACAAGGCAAGAGCAATCTTGCCAACTTTGCTTCCGGCCATAATTACTTCGGCCTCCATTTTTCCAACAACCAGTGGATATTCAGAGAGTGGGCACCTAACGCCGAATCTGTATTTTTGATCGGAGAGATTACAAGCTGGCAGGAAAATGATAAATATTCTTTAAACAGAATCACCAACACAGGTGTGTGGGAAATAGTACTTGCGGAAGAAGCCCTGAAGCATAAAGATCTATACAGATTAAGGCTCCACTGGCCAGGTGGTAAAGGAGACAGAGTCCCATCTTATGCAAACCGTGTAGTTCAGGATCCGCATACTCTTATTTTTAATGCGCAAGTCTGGCATCCTTCATATCCATTTAAATGGCGTTTTCCCGATTTTAAATGTAGCAAAGATGCTCCTTTGATTTATGAAGCTCATATAGGTATGGCTCAGGAAGAAGATAAGATAGGTACTTATAAAGAATTTACAGAAAAAATACTGCCCCGTATCGTATCTTCCGGTTATAATATGATACAGCTTATGGCAATTCAGGAGCACCCGTATTACGGATCTTTCGGATATCAGGTTTCTAATTTTTTTGCACCTTCATCACGCTTTGGAACTCCTGAAGATTTAAAAGAACTAATCGATGCTGCTCATTTTGCAGGCATAGCTGTTATTATGGATATAATTCATTCCCATGCTGTTTCCAATGAAGTCGAGGGCATAAGCAGATTTGACGGAACATTATACCAGTATTTTCATGATGGGCCACGTGGAATACATAGCGCATGGGATTCCAGATGTTTCGATTATAATAAAAAGGAAGTTCTCAATTTTCTGCTCTCAAATTGCAGATACTGGTTGGAAGAGTTTCATTTTGACGGATTCAGATTTGATGGTATCACAAGCATGTTATATTTACACCACGGCCTGGGAAAACCATTTACTTCATATAATGACTATTTTTGTGATGATGTTGATGAAGATGCTCTGACCTATCTTGCGCTTGCAAACAAATTGATACACGATATCAGACCGGATGCAATTACTATAGCAGAAGATATAAGCGGGATGCCCGGACTCGCAGCTCCCTTATCGGAAGGCGGCTTCGGCTTTGATTACCGCTTTTCTATGGGAATACCAGATTTCTGGATACAGCTTGTTAAGGATTCTTATGATGAAGACTGGCCTACCGGTCATCTTTGGTATGAACTTAACAACAGGCGCATAGAAGAAAAATCAATAAGCTATTGCGAATCGCATGATCAGGCTCTTGTAGGAGATCAATCCCTTATTTTCAGACTGATAGGCACCGATATGTACGATCACATGGCTATTAACGATTATAATTTCAGGGTTGACAGAGGAATTGCCTTACATAAATTAATAAGACTGATAACTTTAACTACAGCAGGAAACGGATACTTAAACTTCATGGGAAATGAATTCGGACATCCCGAATGGATAGACTTTCCCAGGCAAGGCAACAACTGGTCATATCATTATGCCAGGCGCCAATGGCATCTTGTTGATGACCCTTTATTAAAATATCATTTTCTTGCAAACTATGACCGCGACATGATTGCTCTGGCAAAGCAATTTCATATTTTAGAATCTTCTTCTCCGATGATGTTATACGAAAATACTTCTGACAAGATTATTGCCTTCAGGCGTGCCGGACTTTTGTTTGTTTTCAATTTTCACCCTACATCATCTTATACAAATTACTGCTTTGATGCACCTCCGGGAACCTATCAAATGATTTTTGACAGCGATTCGCCCGAATATGGAGGTCATAACCGGCTCATTCCTGATCATGATCATAAAACAATTCGCGATCAAGCAAAGGACTCAAAGCGTCAGTTTATCAGCCTTTATCTTCCTACACGTACGGGAATAGTTTTAAAATATATGGAAGAAGCTTAGAAAGAAATGTTAGCCGCTGTCATCTTAACGCCCTGCCAATACCCCGCTCATCTTCACAAACAGCGTCGGATAACTTTACAATTTTGATTATTACAGGAAAAAAGAGAAATAACCAGATTAAAATACATAATATCATGTAATTAAGAAGTATTATCATGTTTTATTTGTCATATTCATTCAGGCATTAATATTTTTCAGAAATAGTTATTAATAATTACAGGAAGTTATAATATCGAATTGATTGTGATGAAACAGTAAAAAGTCCCAAAATGGCAGTTTATCAAAAATCACACTCAATAATTACAAGATGTTACAAAGCTATTTTTTTGATTTTCCGACTTTTTACGAGACCTTCACCTTTAGAATGTCGGGATAATTTACATAATTTGATTAACAGTTTTGAATTATTATATTTATTTTTATAACCGGTCAATATAATATATATAATTATATTTAAATTGATATAATTATATATATTTAAATTACCATTACTGTCGGAATATTTTACAGTTTTGATTATTCCAACGGCGGAAACAAATAACTAATATTTAATATTGTGTATTTACAGTATTTTATCGATTTTTTTATATTTATTAAACAAACGGTATAAAAATTGCTTAAATATTTGAGGATTAAACATCTGTTACGGTTATTGATTTTAAAATATTTATATTGTATAAATCCTTTTAAAAAATTTTAAAAACAAATAGCATAAGCAAAAAATTAAAGGGTGAATTTACAAAAATAATTGGATTTTTTTGGATTTTATAGAGATTTTTTCTTTTCTTAATAAGTTTATTAACCTTTAACCAAAAAGGCGTCTATGATGAATAAAAGCAATAGTTTCATAAAATTGACTTTAATTTTTTCTTTTTTAATGATGTTAATAATGGGGGCATCTCCCGGATCTCAGGCTACGGCCATGATGGCAGCACCTTCCGTAATCTTTGATTATATGAACGGTGATCTGGATGCACCTAGTAGCACTTTTACGTTTGACGTACTCATTGACAATATAATGCTTAGTAATCTTAAGGAATGGAATTTAGCTTTCACAATCACCAGAAATAGCGATCCGGGAGTTCCATTCTCGTTTCACTATGCAGCGATAACGACTGATTCTAATTATGTTTTTGCAGGCAATAGCAATGGTTATCAGATAGACATTAATCCTCCATCAGCTACTGCAACGCAATTCAGCTTATTGGGCCATGATGCTACAAATTCAGGCAGTGTTACTGATACAACAGGAAAGCTTCTTGCCAGACTAATATTAGACGAGGTACAATATCAAGATTCGTTTATTATAACAATTGATCCGGTAAATTCATTTTTTATTGATTCAGGTAATAATTATTCCTATATGGAATCTGATGTTTACGATGTAAATGTTGTACCCATCCCTTCTACTCTGCTTCTGATGGCCGGCGGACTTTTAGGGCTTTTAATTTCAAGAAGGAAAAATAAACGGGCTTAGGTAACAATACCAATTTATGTTGCAAACACATGATCAAAACCTTCTGCATGGATCTTTCTTCTAAAGAAATAATTTCAGGAAATAATACCATTTGATTTCCTGACTCACCGGCTTTAAATCTGGGCATAGAATTCTTCTTAAATAGCTGGAAAATCTATAGCATTTGTAGCAATGAAAAGCAATATATTATTTAATTATTTAAAGTTGTTATTGCTATTTACTAGTTCTGTAACAGCCTGTCTAATAATGAAATGGGCATATAAAATACATCTTATAGCAATCAGGCTTTTTCTACTCTGTGGTTTAATGCGAAACGCCGGGGCTGTTTTTTTTGAAATGGTGAAAATACTTCATAACTTTTTCAACATAGTCTTCAGTTTCTCTTATGGGAGGTATGCCCTTATAAGAGACAACAGCTTTAGGGCCGGCATTATATGCAGCTAACGCCAGGTGAAGCTTTCCATCAAACCTGTTAAGCAGTTTTTTAAAATACCACGTTCCTGTTAAAATATTTTCTTTTGGATCAAAAGGGTCCTTCATTTTAAAAGCTTTTACATTTTGAGGCATTATCTGCATTAATCCAAGTGCTCCCGCTCTTGATACAGCTTTTGGGTCAAAATCAGACTCAGCCTTTATCACGGCTTTCAGCAAGGAAAACGAAATCCCATGCTTCTTTGAAGCTTCGGAAATCATAAGATCATATTTATTCGATGAATAAAATGGCAAACCTTCCTTCTTTGGTTTTCTTTGGATATCTTTAATAAAAAGTCGATATTTATATGACGGTTTTGTAGGAACATTAGTAAAATGCATCACACCGTTTTCATCAATATATTTATAGATATCAGCAAAGGCTAAATTCACACAGCCGCAAGCAAACAAAACCATGACAAAATAAATAACAATCAATGCTGATTTTTTTATAAAAGTATTTTTAAGCATCTCTTAAACCGTAATTCAAATAATCCGTGTGGCTATATATATTTCATATCCTTAATATTATACATAATTATTTAAACAACTCAATCAAAAACGTTTTTTTTCAAGCTTTGTCACAGATTCAATATGGAAAGTATGTGGAAACATATCAACCGGCTGTACTTGTATTACATCAAAATAATCCTTTAATATAAAAAGATCTCTTGCAAGGGTCGCCGGGTTGCAGGAAACATAAACAATTCTTTCGGGAGCCATATCAATAACCTGCTTTACTACATCTTTGTGCATCCCCACTCTTGGCGGATCAATAATAAGAACATCAGGTTTATTTTCAATCTTTGAAAGGCTGTTTTTAATATCTCCGGTTATAAAAGTGCAGTTTGATATGCCATTTATTATGCAATTATTTTTGGCATCTGATACGGCACTTTCAGAAATCTCAATCCCTGTAATTTCAGCGGCATCTGCGGACAGATATATTGGTATGGTGCCTGTTCCGCTGTATAGATCAATCACCGTTTCTTTACCGGAAAGTTGTGCAAACTCCTTTACTTTGTTATATAGAATTTGTGCCCCTTTTGTATTTGTCTGGAAAAAAGAATTTGCCGATATTTTAAATTCAAAAGCTCCAATTTTATCTTTTATATAAGAAGACCCTGCAAGCACTTTCTCATATTCTCCCACAGCGACACCAGCTTTGCTTGAAGTAATATTATTTATTACAGATACTATATCGGAGTACTTTTGTACAAGCATCTCGGAAAGAGGCTTAACAACTTTATTATCTTCGGCAGAAGTAATAATATTTACCATCCAACTGCCGTATGCTCCCGAATTTCGCAGCATAAGAAAGCGCCAGAAACCTTCATGGGATCTGAGGCCATAGGGTTGGGCACCGGAATTTTGCATAAACTCTTTTACATCATTTAAAATTAAATTTCCTTTTTCCGGCTGCAATAAACAGGCTTTTATATCAAGTACTTTATCAAAAGTTCCTGGCACATGAAGCCCCAGTGCAAAACCTGCGTTTTTTTCTCCGGCAGTAAAATCTGAAGGCATTAGCCATTTTTTGTCTGAACAGGAAAATTCCATCTTGTTCCTGTATCCAAAGATCGATTGCGATGGAATTACAGGATGTATTGTAATATCTTTTAAAAACCCGATATGTTCCAATGCTTCTTTCACATGCTGCTGCTTGTAATAAAGCTGACGTTCATATTCTATGAACTGCCACTTGCAACCACCACAATAACCGCTGTATTCACACGGCGGATTTATTCTGTAAGGTGATGCTTCAATTATTTCTACCATAGCAGCTTCTGCAAAACTCTTCTTCTTTTTTACTATGCGTGCTCTAACCCGATCTAACGGAACAGCTTTATCTACAAAAACCGCAAACCCGTCAACTTTGGCTATTGCTTTCCCGCCAAAGGCCATGCCGGTTATTTCAAGTTCAATAATATCGCCTTTTTTTATTCCCATATTTTATTTAACCCTTTATAAAAAAATAACTCAAAATGAGCCGATTGCGCAATCTAACACAAACGAAATGATATTGCCAATACCACAAATTATATATTATGCCTTTACAATCATTTCCAACCAAATTATAGTTTGTTCGCTTAAGCAATACTGTGGGAAATCACTACATTTTATTGTTTTGGATTAGGAGGATAAATTATGAACGTTGCAGTTTTGCTGATTCTCGCGCTTCCGCTATTTTACCTGGGATATGCGTTTTACAGCAAGATGATAGCACGGTTGTTTGACGAAGATGACAACAATAAGACACCGGCTGTTGCCTTAAAAGACAATGTTGATTATGTGCCTACAAACCCTGTCGTTTTATTCGGGCATCATTTTTCCAGCATTGCAGGCGGAGGACCAATAATCGGGCCGGCGGTTGCGGTTCTTTTTGGTTATGTTCCGGTTTGGTTATGGCTTGTTATAGGTTCAATTTTTATTGGTGCTGCACATGACCTTGCAACTCTTTATGCCAGTATCCGTGAAAAAGGAAAATCCATAGCCGAGATTGCAAACTCTTCGCTTGGCAGGACGGGATTTTTTCTTTTTATTGCATTTACTATAATTATGCTTCTAACGGTTACCAGTGCTTTTCTGGGTCTTACCGCAACTTCTCTTACATCAAAAGTACCCCTTGAATTCCTTAATCTTGATCCGTCTCAAACACTTTTAAAAACAGCAGTTATTGATGGTATCGTTAATGTGCAGATTGGTGGCATTGCTTCAATGTCTGTAATCGTAATTACTTTCTGCTCTCCTTTTTTAGGATATCTTCTTTATAAACGTGAGATTAATCCTTATTTCGCATCTTTAATTGCTATAACCATTGCCATTGTTTCCATTACAATCGGTTTGAAATATCCGGTAACACTTGATCCGACTCACTGGATGATTATTATCTCGATATATACAATATTGGCGGCAGGACTTCCTGTATGGTTTGTCTTACAGCCCCGTGATTTTACCAATTCATTTCTGCTTTACGGAGGCATTTGCGTTTTGCTTGTTGCGGGTATAATCGCCGGATTCAAAGGAGCCACCATGCAGGCTCCTGCATGGAACTTAACGGAGGCAAGCGCAAAAATCGGCCCGGCATGGCCGTTTCTGTTTATTACTGTTGCATGCGGTGCAATTTCCGGTTTTCATTGTCTGGTATGCGGAGGAACTACCTCAAAACAATTGCGAAAAGAATCGGATGGGCGGCGTATAGCCTATGGAGGCATGATTATCGAAGGTATCTTTGCTATGTGCGTACTTATTGCCATAGGAAGCGCTCTTGGTTTTGCCGAATATACTAACATTGTTTTTCCTCAGACACCCGGTGTCAGATCAAATCCTATTCTGGCATTTGCTCTTAGCATGGGGCTGCTTTTGCATAACAGCTTAGGAATTCAGGCAGCATTTGGAACAATATTCGGCATTTTACTTGTTGAAGGTTTTGTTGTAACAACCTTAGATACAGCTGTACGTCTGAACCGGTATTTGCTTGAAGAATTATGGCAGTTTATTTTCAAAAATGTTCCAGGACTTTTTAAGACATATATTTTTAATGCATTAATCTGTGTTATAATGATGTTTGTGCTGGCATACTACAATGCGTTTTTAGTCATCTGGCCTCTTTTTGGATCTGCAAATCAGCTTCTTGCTTCTCTTGCGTTAATTGTTATCTCCGTTTGGTTAATAAAGCGCGGGAAGAAAGCATTGTTTTCCATTATCCCTGCAATATTTATGATGGCTACCACGATTTATTCGCTTTGGCGTTTGTTGATGGACAAATATCTTCCAAAAGAAAACTATATGCTGATAACAACAGATATACTGCTTATTGTGCTGGCTTTTGGTGTAATTATTCTTTCTTTAAAAACAATAAAAAAGCTTAAAACAGCTTAAATCCGGATTAATCACTATAACGAAGGAGACACTTATGACTATTTTAGAAAAAAAAGATCTTATCCAGAAAGTTATAAATGTGTTTGAAACTGGAACACCGGAAGGTAAATATGACATGCTTGTAATCTATGATGATGGCGTTAATGATTCTTATCAGATTACATTTGGGCGAAGCCAGACAACAGAACAGGGCAATCTTGGCAAGCTTGTTGATATGTACATAGAAAACGGTGGTGCATATGCTGATGATTTTGTACCATACTTAGAAAAAATTGGTATCGAACCACTTGCCGATGATGAAAAGTTTAAAAATCTGCTCCTGGATGCTGCCCGAAAAGACCAAATTATGCGTGATACTCAGGACAGCTTTTTTGATAAACACTACTGGGAACCTGCTGTAGAGTGGGCACAAAGAAACGGGTTTAAATTGCCGCTAAGCATGCTTGTAATTTATGATTCCTATATTCATTCGGGACGCATCCCGATGTTTTTGCGAAAACGGTTTATGGAGTATCCTCCTTCAGGTGGCGGGGATGAAAAAAAATGGACCGGTTCTTATGTGGAAACACGTCACCAATGGCTAAAATATCATGAAAAAAAAATCCTTCGCAAAACTATCTATCGCACACAAACCTTTTTAAACGAAATACAAAAGAATAACTGGGAATTAAATGATCTTCCGATAAATGCCAATGGAGTAAATGTAGGGTAGTAGAGCCAGTTTCAAAACGTCCCATTTTGGCCGATCTCTGCGTTGGGTGAAAATTTTAATCCTCGAAATACTCCATGTATTCCTGCGGTTAAAATTTTCACCCGCCTTGACCTTGACCAAACTGAAACGTTTTGAAAGTGGCTCAATATTATTATTTTTTCAGCCTTTTTTCACCACAGTATATAAAAAGCCCGTTATCTTTTGAAAGACATGCTATTGTCATATCAAGTTCTTTGGCAAGTTTTACCGCAAGTTCTGTGGGGCGGGAAAATGCAAGTATTATCGCAATTTTTGCTCTTGCGGCCTTTTGAACAAGCTCAAAACTTATTCTTGATGAAAGTACCAGAAAAGCTGCGTCCGAAAGCTTTTTATCAAGAAACAATTTTCCTATAGCCTTATCTAAACCATTATGGCGACCAACATCTTCCGAAACACTTAACAGTTGGTAGTCTTTGTTATAAATTGCAGAAGCATGGGAAGCATGCGTTTCTTTTTTTAAGGGCTGGTGATCGGAAAGAGACAAAAGACAATTTGCTGCTTTATTTATATCTACTACTAAACTATCTGCCATAGGCTTAATGTCCTGGTAAAGGTCCTGTATAAGCTCCTTGCCGCATAAGCCACAACTTGTCTGGCTCACAAAACCGCGTCTTTCAAGAAGATCGGATACCAGTTCTTTTCTTGCAGCAGTGAGTGTAGCAGTAACAACATTGGTGTCGGTTCCGTCACAAAAAGCAAGAGATGCAAAATCTTCAGGGGCATCTACTATTCCTTCTCCAAGACAAAAACCTGCGACATGAGGTATTTCCTCACCTGGAGTCCGCATTACTACTGAATAGGGCTTTCCTTGTATGCGGATGGATAAAGGTTCTTCTCCGATAAGATTCTGGCT
Protein-coding sequences here:
- the fdhD gene encoding formate dehydrogenase accessory sulfurtransferase FdhD, which encodes MPREGIFAKVLEGGIIRCGDKIQIISSHTKVIHWKEESFVTVSQNLIGEEPLSIRIQGKPYSVVMRTPGEEIPHVAGFCLGEGIVDAPEDFASLAFCDGTDTNVVTATLTAARKELVSDLLERRGFVSQTSCGLCGKELIQDLYQDIKPMADSLVVDINKAANCLLSLSDHQPLKKETHASHASAIYNKDYQLLSVSEDVGRHNGLDKAIGKLFLDKKLSDAAFLVLSSRISFELVQKAARAKIAIILAFSRPTELAVKLAKELDMTIACLSKDNGLFIYCGEKRLKK